GTGGATTTTCCCGCCCCATTTTTACCTGCAAGTCCTACCCTGTCCTTTTGGTTGATCAGAAAAGAGATGTCCTCAAAAAGAAAAGAACCTCCAAACCCAACACTCATTCCATTTACCGATATCATCTTCCACTATTTTTAAGCCTGCAAAGGTACGAAATGTAACTGGTTGAGCGCTATAAGGGTCAGGCAAAAATAAGCTTTACCTTTTCCTGCAAAAGCGCAAAGAGCGCAAAGGCTTTTAACAAACCTCTTTTATCTCTCTTTTTCTTCGCGCGAAACCAACACCGAGCATATCTATAATATGGCCCTGATAATTATCATACCCCTTTATTCCTGTTATATTGTACTTTTGCAAGTATATTTTATGAATTTCAGGGGAACCAAATTATACAGCATAGTAAAGGCTAAATGTCCGCGTTGCCATGAAGGGAATTTTTATGAAACAACCAACCCATACAACCTGAAGAAATTTGACAAGATGCATAAACGTTGTCCCGTTTGCGGGCAGGATTTTGAACGTGAACCTGGCTTTTATTATGGAGCTACTTATGCCAGCTATGGTATGACGGTAGGATTTGGCATTCTCACGTACTTATTAAGTACTGTTGTTTTCAAAATTGATGATATTCATTTTTTATATTTCTTTCCTGCACTGATAGTCCTTTTGGGCCCCGTATTTTTCCGTACTTCGCGGCTGGTATGGATCAATCTGTTTGTGAAATATGATCCGGCGGCGAATAAAAGTTGATCGGTAAAACACATACATTTTTAAAATTTATCCCTTACTTTGTTCTTGAAATAACGGGCCTGCATAAATAGTGCCGACGCTTAACATGGGAAAAAAGAACAAACAATCTCAACCAAACAAACCGGTACAACAAAGCCCCAAGCCGGAAACCAAAAAAACATGGCTTATAGCTGGAGGAATTGTACTGGTAACACTGCTTTGTTACACCCCTTTATTCAACAATGATTTTTTGAAAACATGGGATGATATGGCCTATGTTACAAACAACGAACTAATAAAGGATCTTTCTGCCAATGGTATTGCGCGTATATTTAAGGAGGATGGGGGTCTTTACGCCAACTATCACCCGCTTACCACATTGTCGCTCGCCCTTAATTACCACGAAGGTGTTACACCTTTTCCTTTTCAGTTCACCAACCTGCTGTTGCACCTCTTCAATACCGCACTTGTATTTGTATTTATTTACCTGCTTAGCGATAAAAAGATCATCCTCGCGTCGATCGTTTCATTATGGTTTGGCATACACCCCATGCATGTGGAAAGTGTAGCCTGGATCTCTGAACGTAAAGATGTACTTTATACATTCTTCTTTCTCACCGGACTTGTTACCTATTGGAGGTATATTACTTCCAACTTCGCGCTAAAATGGTATATACTTACCATGCTTTTATTTGCGCTAAGCATGCTTTCGAAGGCAATGGCGGCTTCCTTCCCGGTAGTTTTACTTTGTGTGGATTACCTGGTGAAACGAAAATTCAGCGTAAAACTCATTGCTGAAAAGATCCCATTTGTGGCCTATGCAATAGTGATGGGAATTATA
This DNA window, taken from Bacteroidota bacterium, encodes the following:
- a CDS encoding ABC transporter ATP-binding protein; protein product: MISVNGMSVGFGGSFLFEDISFLINQKDRVGLAGKNGAGKST
- a CDS encoding DUF983 domain-containing protein, which gives rise to MNFRGTKLYSIVKAKCPRCHEGNFYETTNPYNLKKFDKMHKRCPVCGQDFEREPGFYYGATYASYGMTVGFGILTYLLSTVVFKIDDIHFLYFFPALIVLLGPVFFRTSRLVWINLFVKYDPAANKS